Within the Magnetococcales bacterium genome, the region CGGGGCTGCCACGGCGGTCACGCTCAAGGATGCATCATCCAAGGGGGTGTTCTCTTCGGAGGAAAAGTTTGTCGAGTGCCAGATCATCGCGCACTATCCCCCCGATCACGATCCATTGTCCACGGAATGGGAGCTGCGACTTTTCCTTGTTTCTCTGGGCGTGACAACGGAAATCCCCCTGCAATGGCTGCGTCTGGAAGATCAGGATTGGCAGGAGGGGTGGAAGGCCGGACTTGCGGCCCAGAAGGTTGGCGACCGGTTTCTGATCGTTCCCACCTGGATCACACCGGAACCGGATCCATCCCGAATGATCATCCGCCTTGATCCCCAAATGGCTTTTGGGAGTGGCTCGCATGCCACAACTCAAGGATGCCTTGTCGCCATGGAGGAGCGGGCTGCCCTCCAACCCTTGGGGGATTTCCTGGACCTGGGGACCGGTTCTGGTATCCTGTCGGTCGCGGCGGCCCAGTTGCGGGCAAACTCGGTGACCGCTACGGATCTTGACCCCATTGCCGTCTCCACCAGCCAGGAAAATTATCGCCGCAACTTTCAGGAAGGGTTCCCCGTATTTCGTTGTCTGGAAACAAGCCTGATTCCCAGGCATGTGGGGAGTGCCGGGGGAAAGTTCCATACGGTGACTGCCAACATTCTGGCATCCGTCCTGTTGGATATGCTCTCGGTCAGGGCAGGATCCCGGCAAGGCGATGCGCCTGGCATGGCCGATATTTTAAACCCGGGAGGTCACTTGATTCTCTCGGGGATCCTGGTCTCCCAGG harbors:
- a CDS encoding 50S ribosomal protein L11 methyltransferase translates to MTWELRFFLTSGRQSPLGERVCDFLLTGAATAVTLKDASSKGVFSSEEKFVECQIIAHYPPDHDPLSTEWELRLFLVSLGVTTEIPLQWLRLEDQDWQEGWKAGLAAQKVGDRFLIVPTWITPEPDPSRMIIRLDPQMAFGSGSHATTQGCLVAMEERAALQPLGDFLDLGTGSGILSVAAAQLRANSVTATDLDPIAVSTSQENYRRNFQEGFPVFRCLETSLIPRHVGSAGGKFHTVTANILASVLLDMLSVRAGSRQGDAPGMADILNPGGHLILSGILVSQEEKIVAACRESGLEHIRTRSWEEWSVVTACKPNS